GGCGGGCTTGCGGACTGTGATCAAAGACGGCGTGGCATCAAGCACGATGCTGACTTTCACGGCCGGCGTTTTCCTGATCGCCTTTGCCCTGGAAATGGGCGCTTCGAATATTTTTATCGGCATTCTGGCAGCAGTGCCGCCGTTGTTGCAATTGCTGCAGATTCCGTCGATTTTTATTGTTGAAAAAATAAGAAAGCGGAAGAAGATAGCTGTTTATTCCGCGGGGTTCAGTCGTTCTTTTTTATTTTTTATTGCATTGATTCCATTTTTCGCATCGGGAAAATTGGGGTTGATGCTGCTTTTAGTCGGCTTGGTTTTCCACGCCGGACTCAATGCGTTGCTGGTGTGCGCGTGGAATTCCTGGATGCGCGATTTGATCCCGGTGAATCGGCTGGGTTCATTTTTTTCTCAGCGATTGGGATTCTCCATGGCAGCAGCGATGATGCTCAGCCTCGCCGCCGGATTGTTTTTGGATTACTGGAAATATCTGGGAAAATATTCACTGACTTTCAGTTATTCCATACTTATTTTTTGGGGATTTGTTGCCGGAATGGTGGGTACTTACATCATCTCGACGATCCCTGAGCCTGAAATGAGCCGACCCGTTGAACAGATGAAAATTCTTGAGTTGATTCGAGAGCCGTTCAAAAATCAGAATTTCAGAAATCTACTCATTTTTCTGGGTTCATGGAATTTTGCGCTTTATTTGGTAGGGCCTTTTTTCGCTGTGTATTTGATCAAAAGGTTGCATTTGAGTATGGGGATTGTCGCCGGATTGACTGTTTTGAGTCAATTGAGTTACCTGATTTCTGTGAAAGTGTGGGGGAATCTGGCAGATCGTTTCAGTAACAAATCAGTGCTCAATGTCAGCGGCACTTTGAATATTTTTTGCATTTTGGCGTGGACATTTACTACGCTGCCGGAAAAATATTCGCTGACAATGCCGCTGCTCGTGGTCATTCATGTTTTGATGGGAATTGCCACAGCAGGCGTGATTCTGGCGTCCGGAAACATTGTACTCAAACTGGCGCCGCGGGAAAAAGCAACTTCCTATCTCGCGTCCAACAGTATTATTATTTCGCTGGCAGCAGGTATCGCGCCAATTATCGGTGGCGGTTTCGCTGATTTTTTTACAAAGCGGGAATTTTCAT
This is a stretch of genomic DNA from Calditrichota bacterium. It encodes these proteins:
- a CDS encoding MFS transporter; the protein is MVNMSHLEPVKNLSEEELRAGLRTVIKDGVASSTMLTFTAGVFLIAFALEMGASNIFIGILAAVPPLLQLLQIPSIFIVEKIRKRKKIAVYSAGFSRSFLFFIALIPFFASGKLGLMLLLVGLVFHAGLNALLVCAWNSWMRDLIPVNRLGSFFSQRLGFSMAAAMMLSLAAGLFLDYWKYLGKYSLTFSYSILIFWGFVAGMVGTYIISTIPEPEMSRPVEQMKILELIREPFKNQNFRNLLIFLGSWNFALYLVGPFFAVYLIKRLHLSMGIVAGLTVLSQLSYLISVKVWGNLADRFSNKSVLNVSGTLNIFCILAWTFTTLPEKYSLTMPLLVVIHVLMGIATAGVILASGNIVLKLAPREKATSYLASNSIIISLAAGIAPIIGGGFADFFTKREFSWTIEWNSPAEHLAFQTLNLRGLDFFFLFAFLIGLYSIHRLAMVKEVGEVTDKIIVSEFFSQTTNRIRNLTTVGGLRYFTQIPFTRRAKNNKKSIRKSTKEQNSNIQDGKEKI